In Gemmatimonadales bacterium, one DNA window encodes the following:
- a CDS encoding outer membrane beta-barrel protein: protein MRRTFLGLAGALALVTVAAAEAQVVPHRFQIGPRLGRLSFAEQSGLKASGLVGVDGVYFLTRNLGIGFSADFSRPQTDGRYHPAEFTFGDTTFVFQATYPITIFQYQLMGVVTLGSGSISPYLTGGAGAYRMYVDPQSAAGARQISHTLVTLGGGINLRLGGSSGLRLEVRDFIYTGYDLNEVNTVKSRFNPLRFPDVSPVPDDRCYRATCKLNNVQIAFGFTFVPGSQ, encoded by the coding sequence ATGCGCAGGACTTTCCTCGGGCTCGCCGGCGCGCTGGCGCTGGTGACCGTCGCCGCGGCGGAGGCACAGGTCGTGCCCCACCGCTTCCAGATCGGGCCCCGGCTCGGCCGGCTGAGCTTCGCCGAGCAGTCCGGGCTCAAGGCATCGGGTCTCGTCGGCGTGGACGGCGTGTACTTCCTGACCCGCAACCTGGGCATCGGGTTCTCCGCCGACTTCAGCCGGCCCCAGACCGACGGCCGGTACCACCCCGCGGAGTTCACGTTCGGGGACACCACGTTCGTCTTCCAGGCGACGTATCCCATCACGATCTTCCAGTATCAGCTGATGGGGGTCGTCACCCTCGGGAGCGGCAGCATCAGCCCGTACCTGACGGGCGGCGCGGGAGCGTACCGCATGTACGTCGATCCGCAGTCGGCCGCGGGGGCGCGCCAGATCTCCCACACCCTGGTGACCCTGGGAGGCGGCATCAACCTGCGACTCGGCGGCAGCAGCGGGCTCCGCCTCGAGGTCCGCGACTTCATCTACACCGGGTACGACCTCAACGAGGTCAACACGGTGAAATCGCGGTTCAACCCGCTGCGGTTCCCGGATGTCTCACCGGTGCCCGACGACCGCTGCTATCGTGCCACGTGCAAGCTGAACAACGTGCAGATCGCGTTCGGCTTCACCTTCGTCCCGGGCAGCCAGTGA